From Rutidosis leptorrhynchoides isolate AG116_Rl617_1_P2 chromosome 3, CSIRO_AGI_Rlap_v1, whole genome shotgun sequence, a single genomic window includes:
- the LOC139897157 gene encoding uncharacterized protein: MGRAKKGPKFAVMKKVVSHKAIKQYKEEVLNPNKKDLTKENLPRNVPYVSSALFFSYNTALGPPYRVLVDTNFINFSIQNKLDLEKGMMDCLYATCTPCITDCVMAELEKLGQKYRVALRIAKDPRFERLPCTHKGTYADDCIVERVTLHKCYMVATCDRDLKRRIRKIPGVPIMYITQHKYSIERLPEATMGGAPRI; this comes from the exons ATGGGGAGAGCTAAAAAGGGTCCAAAATTCGCAGTAATGAAGAAAGTAGTCTCACATAAAGCAATCAAACA ATATAAAGAAGAGGTTTTGAACCCGAATAAAAAGGATTTAACAAAAGAAAACCTCCCTAGAAACGT ACCTTATGTATCATCTGCTCTGTTTTTTTCGTACAATACGGCGCTTGGACCGCCTTATCGAGTCTTggttgatactaatttcatcaatTTCTCAATCCAAAATAAA TTGGACTTGGAGAAGGGAATGATGGACTGCTTATACGCTACAT GTACTCCTTGTATTACGGACTGTGTGATGGCTGAACTTGAGAAGCTTGGTCAGAAATATCGTGTTGCTTTGAG AATTGCCAAGGATCCTAGATTTGAACGCCTTCCGTGTACTCACAAAGGAACGTATGCCGATGACTGCATTGTTGAAAGAGTTACGCTG CACAAGTGTTATATGGTAGCAACTTGTGATAGAGATTTGAAGCGTAGGATTCGCAAG ATACCTGGTGTGCCAATTATGTATATCACCCAACACAAATACTCTATCGAAAGATTGCCTGAAGCAACAATGGGTGGAG CTCCAAGAATATGA